In one Vicinamibacteria bacterium genomic region, the following are encoded:
- a CDS encoding PIN domain-containing protein, translating into MDDRLVLVDTNVLLSASTPARVEHGDALRILNQWPKEEFRLCTSGQILGEYLVVATRPSIRTDSHCPRRMPPRTSIGCERECFF; encoded by the coding sequence ATGGACGATAGGCTCGTTCTCGTCGATACCAACGTTCTCCTGTCAGCCTCGACTCCGGCACGCGTCGAGCACGGCGACGCGCTGCGCATACTGAACCAGTGGCCGAAAGAGGAGTTCCGGCTTTGCACGAGCGGGCAAATACTGGGGGAGTATCTGGTCGTCGCGACCCGCCCCTCCATCAGAACGGACTCGCATTGTCCCCGGAGGATGCCGCCACGAACGTCGATAGGCTGCGAGCGCGAATGCTTTTTTTGA